The following are from one region of the Paenalkalicoccus suaedae genome:
- the rnr gene encoding ribonuclease R has protein sequence MRELTKETLLAYFKEEVDKPLTVKDLEDEFGLGDSDRFKECVKLMNELEEEGELVRTRSNRYGPPEKMNLQKGEVIMHPKGFAFIRTGEGMDDIFIPPTDMNGAMNKDTVLVRVQPESIGARPEGTIIRVVKRGVTQTVGTYSDDNYYGFVVPDDKRIPADIFIPKGQSLGAVDGHKVLVEITQYPEGRKSAEGHVKKILGHKNDPGVDIISIIHKHGLPGEFPEDVIEQANNVPDAIDPSDLEGRRDLRNETIVTIDGADAKDLDDAVQVKRLDNGNFLLGVHIADVSHYVKEDSPIDKQAYERATSVYLVDRVIPMIPHRLSNGICSLNPQVDRLTLSCDMEITPNGEVVNHDIYEAVINTTERMTYTDVRKILQDEDEEVTARYESLVPFFKDMEELAAILRQKRFGRGAIDFDFKEAKVLVNEDGTPEDIVLRDRSVAEKLIEEFMLCANETIAEHFHWLKLPFVYRIHEDPDEDKLQQFLEFITNFGYVVKGTANTIHPRAMQELLDSVKGEPEEAVISTLMLRSMKQAKYDPENVGHFGLSADFYSHFTSPIRRYPDLIVHRLIRTYLVEGNTGDDVVAHWHEKLPELTMHASQMERRAEDAERETDELKKVQYMEDKVGQEFVGFVSGVTNFGLFVKLPNTIEGLVHVSYLTDDFYRFEERQYSMIGERTGNIFRIGDEIEVRVVNVNVDERIIDFEIVGMKKRKADRRKDRPFVIESDKRKSRSKKGGRKEESKGKGKSTGKSGGTDKPKQKSQSGLNLSNGKKKKKPFYEGLPKKQKKKIKRNRD, from the coding sequence ATGAGAGAACTTACGAAAGAAACATTATTAGCATATTTTAAAGAAGAGGTGGACAAGCCTCTTACTGTGAAGGATTTAGAAGATGAATTTGGACTCGGAGATTCAGACCGATTCAAAGAATGCGTCAAGCTTATGAATGAATTGGAGGAGGAGGGTGAGCTCGTACGCACGCGTTCGAATCGCTACGGTCCTCCAGAAAAAATGAACCTCCAAAAGGGTGAAGTAATCATGCACCCGAAGGGCTTCGCTTTTATTCGTACTGGAGAAGGCATGGATGATATTTTTATCCCGCCAACAGATATGAATGGCGCAATGAATAAGGATACGGTTCTCGTGCGTGTGCAGCCTGAATCGATTGGCGCGCGTCCAGAAGGCACTATTATCCGCGTCGTGAAGCGGGGTGTTACGCAAACAGTAGGAACGTATTCCGATGATAACTACTATGGTTTTGTTGTCCCTGACGATAAGCGTATTCCAGCCGACATCTTTATTCCTAAAGGTCAATCCCTTGGAGCGGTCGATGGACATAAAGTGTTAGTTGAAATTACGCAATATCCTGAAGGTCGTAAAAGCGCAGAGGGTCACGTAAAAAAGATCCTCGGTCATAAAAACGATCCTGGCGTGGATATCATCTCGATTATTCACAAGCACGGCTTACCAGGAGAATTCCCTGAGGATGTTATTGAACAGGCAAACAACGTCCCAGATGCAATCGATCCATCGGATTTAGAAGGTCGTCGGGACCTGCGTAACGAAACGATCGTAACAATCGATGGTGCAGACGCAAAGGACTTAGACGATGCCGTTCAAGTAAAACGTCTTGATAACGGTAACTTCTTACTTGGCGTGCATATCGCCGACGTTTCTCACTACGTCAAAGAGGACTCGCCGATTGATAAACAGGCGTATGAGCGCGCGACAAGTGTGTATTTAGTGGATCGCGTTATTCCAATGATTCCACACCGTCTCTCTAACGGTATTTGCTCGCTAAACCCACAGGTAGATCGTCTGACGCTTTCCTGTGACATGGAGATTACACCAAACGGTGAGGTCGTGAACCACGATATTTATGAAGCCGTTATTAACACAACCGAGCGCATGACGTACACAGACGTGCGCAAGATTCTTCAGGACGAGGACGAAGAGGTTACGGCACGTTATGAGAGCCTCGTGCCATTCTTTAAGGATATGGAGGAGCTCGCGGCGATTTTACGTCAGAAGCGATTTGGTCGCGGTGCGATTGACTTCGACTTTAAAGAAGCCAAAGTATTAGTCAATGAGGACGGTACTCCAGAGGATATCGTATTACGCGATCGTTCTGTGGCTGAAAAATTAATTGAAGAGTTTATGCTATGTGCGAACGAGACAATTGCGGAGCACTTCCACTGGCTAAAACTACCGTTTGTGTACCGTATTCACGAGGATCCAGATGAAGATAAGCTTCAGCAATTCTTGGAGTTCATCACAAACTTTGGTTACGTGGTGAAAGGTACAGCAAATACGATTCACCCACGTGCGATGCAGGAGCTATTAGATAGCGTTAAAGGAGAGCCAGAGGAAGCGGTTATTTCAACACTCATGCTTCGCTCTATGAAGCAGGCGAAGTACGATCCGGAGAACGTGGGTCACTTTGGTCTTTCAGCTGACTTCTATTCACACTTTACGTCTCCAATACGCCGTTACCCAGACCTTATCGTGCACAGACTTATTCGTACGTATTTAGTTGAAGGTAATACGGGCGATGACGTGGTTGCTCACTGGCATGAGAAGCTCCCTGAGCTTACGATGCATGCGTCTCAAATGGAGCGTCGCGCAGAGGATGCCGAACGTGAAACAGACGAGCTAAAAAAGGTACAGTATATGGAAGACAAGGTTGGACAAGAGTTTGTCGGCTTTGTAAGTGGTGTCACTAACTTCGGTTTGTTCGTCAAGCTTCCAAATACGATTGAAGGCCTTGTGCACGTTAGCTATTTGACAGACGATTTCTACCGCTTTGAGGAGCGTCAGTATTCCATGATCGGCGAACGTACCGGCAATATTTTCCGTATTGGCGATGAAATTGAAGTGCGCGTTGTGAATGTAAACGTTGATGAGCGCATCATTGATTTTGAGATCGTTGGGATGAAAAAGCGTAAGGCGGATCGCCGTAAGGATCGTCCGTTTGTGATAGAGAGTGATAAGAGAAAGTCACGCTCTAAAAAAGGTGGACGTAAGGAAGAAAGCAAAGGAAAAGGGAAGAGCACTGGCAAGAGCGGAGGCACGGACAAGCCGAAGCAAAAGAGCCAAAGTGGTCTGAACTTGTCAAACGGTAAAAAGAAAAAGAAGCCGTTTTATGAGGGGCTTCCAAAGAAACAAAAGAAAAAGATAAAGCGGAACAGAGACTAG
- a CDS encoding dipeptidase: MTQEVIDYLKENEEQLLQKLHTFLEIESVSTDASKKQEMEKAVDFLTGYLRDIGFTTVERKDTGGHPLVYAEWTGAEDAPTALFYGHYDVQPADPYDLWDSAPFKPTIRDGKIFARGASDDKGQVFMHLAVFEAYLKTQGSLPINVKLVIEGEEEIGSGNLYPFLENNQELLKADFSLISDSGMVDKGIPTILYGLKGFTGLEVTLTGPNRDLHSGLYGGAVKNPAMALAQLLAGMKNEDEEITVPGFHDGIEELSVGERKLMNAAPGENFVSTTGVPEEAPEKGFTAKEHTMARPTFEVNGIFGGYQGEGTKTIIPSKATAKITCRLVPGQDPTHVQDALVAYIEEHAPKGVHVDIKREALSAKAYKVDPNHPLLEKAAESYSAAFGRETVFVRLGGSIPVVETIDSLFGIPVVLLGFGTPEDNLHSPNESFPLEHFSKGMEVLATYYHDVKNV, encoded by the coding sequence ATGACACAGGAAGTTATTGATTATTTGAAAGAAAATGAAGAGCAGCTTTTGCAAAAATTACATACGTTTTTAGAGATCGAAAGTGTAAGTACGGATGCATCGAAAAAACAGGAGATGGAGAAGGCCGTCGACTTTTTAACTGGTTATCTGCGCGACATCGGATTTACGACAGTCGAGCGTAAAGATACGGGCGGTCACCCCCTCGTGTATGCAGAATGGACAGGAGCTGAAGATGCTCCAACGGCGTTATTCTACGGTCACTATGACGTGCAACCAGCAGATCCATACGATCTATGGGACAGCGCGCCATTTAAGCCGACGATCCGCGACGGAAAAATCTTCGCGCGTGGCGCAAGCGACGATAAGGGACAAGTCTTCATGCACTTGGCAGTTTTCGAAGCATATTTAAAAACGCAGGGCTCCCTGCCGATCAATGTCAAGCTCGTGATTGAGGGCGAAGAAGAAATCGGAAGTGGCAACCTCTATCCATTCCTTGAGAATAACCAAGAGCTACTAAAAGCCGACTTCTCCCTTATTTCCGATTCTGGAATGGTCGATAAAGGCATCCCTACTATTCTATATGGCCTAAAAGGATTCACTGGTCTTGAAGTAACTCTAACTGGTCCTAACCGCGACCTGCACTCTGGTCTTTACGGTGGTGCGGTGAAAAACCCTGCAATGGCTCTCGCGCAGCTTTTAGCTGGCATGAAGAACGAAGACGAAGAAATCACGGTCCCAGGCTTCCACGATGGTATCGAAGAGCTGTCAGTTGGTGAGCGTAAGCTGATGAATGCAGCACCAGGCGAGAATTTTGTTTCCACAACAGGTGTCCCAGAGGAAGCGCCAGAGAAGGGCTTCACAGCCAAAGAGCACACGATGGCCCGCCCGACTTTCGAAGTCAACGGTATCTTTGGTGGCTATCAAGGCGAAGGAACTAAGACGATCATTCCATCGAAAGCGACAGCTAAGATCACGTGCCGCCTCGTGCCCGGCCAGGATCCAACGCACGTGCAGGATGCACTTGTCGCTTACATCGAGGAGCACGCGCCAAAAGGCGTTCACGTCGATATCAAGCGCGAAGCCCTATCTGCTAAAGCATACAAGGTCGACCCGAACCATCCGCTTTTAGAAAAGGCCGCTGAAAGCTACTCCGCAGCCTTCGGACGCGAGACAGTATTTGTCCGCCTAGGTGGTTCGATTCCAGTTGTCGAGACAATCGATTCCCTCTTTGGCATTCCAGTCGTACTGCTCGGCTTCGGAACACCAGAGGACAACCTCCATTCACCAAACGAAAGCTTCCCATTAGAGCACTTCTCTAAAGGAATGGAAGTCCTTGCAACGTACTATCATGACGTAAAGAACGTGTAA
- a CDS encoding alpha/beta hydrolase, whose protein sequence is MIGCLFVHGFTSNPKEVNELVKHLEDKSWMVYCPELPGHDGTKESLKQFSYKHWVYKTEVALEELLKRCDTVYVIGFSMGGVIAGYLAAKYPVTKLVLISSAVYYLNPKQIAQDATGWFMEGIRGELEENELYHFYLDKVKRTPVSATIEFAKLVRKLRHALDDIDVPTLIVQGESDGLVPPKSADYIYSHIQSEDKQIFYFPNAKHYIWFGEEKQELIDKIDEFLDSTTARKERDVDDEDRTTETVYH, encoded by the coding sequence ATGATCGGATGCCTATTTGTGCACGGATTTACGAGTAATCCCAAGGAAGTAAATGAGCTTGTCAAACATCTTGAAGACAAGTCCTGGATGGTCTATTGTCCAGAGCTCCCTGGCCACGACGGAACAAAAGAATCCCTTAAACAATTTTCATACAAGCATTGGGTATATAAAACAGAAGTAGCACTTGAAGAGCTACTTAAACGCTGTGATACCGTATATGTGATCGGCTTTTCTATGGGCGGTGTCATCGCCGGTTATCTCGCAGCTAAATACCCAGTTACAAAGCTTGTTTTAATAAGCTCTGCCGTTTACTATTTAAATCCTAAGCAGATCGCACAGGATGCTACTGGGTGGTTCATGGAGGGGATCCGCGGCGAGCTTGAAGAGAACGAACTATACCACTTCTATTTAGATAAAGTAAAACGCACTCCCGTTTCAGCGACAATTGAATTCGCCAAGCTTGTGCGTAAATTACGCCACGCGCTTGACGATATTGATGTGCCTACGCTGATTGTTCAAGGGGAGAGTGATGGATTAGTACCGCCTAAAAGCGCGGACTACATTTATTCGCACATTCAGTCAGAGGATAAACAGATTTTTTATTTCCCTAACGCTAAGCACTACATTTGGTTTGGGGAAGAAAAGCAGGAGCTAATTGACAAAATAGATGAATTTTTAGATTCAACGACAGCGAGAAAGGAACGAGACGTAGATGATGAAGATCGCACAACCGAAACCGTTTACCATTGA
- a CDS encoding formate/nitrite transporter family protein has protein sequence MEIKSLEQVEQISFKKVQIYESGIGRYLVRAMLASMFIGFGVIVSFRTGSFFYNAGSPWAYPLAGLTFGVAIILIAYGGADLFTGNTFYHTYTAIRKKMKWALVGKLWALTYIGNVLGAILFAGLIFTTGLFDDPLVNGFLMTVAEQKMTDPQMQLFFRAILCNWLICMAFFVPMSMKDDVAKIVAMLLFVFCFFISGYEHSIANMCTFAIAFVLNQSEVITIQGMFYNLIPVTIGNIAGGAIFMALVYHYMNKPFLPKV, from the coding sequence ATGGAAATTAAATCACTCGAGCAAGTCGAACAAATATCATTTAAGAAAGTCCAAATATATGAGAGCGGAATCGGCAGATACTTAGTCCGAGCGATGCTTGCAAGTATGTTTATCGGATTTGGTGTTATCGTATCCTTCCGCACAGGAAGCTTCTTTTATAATGCAGGGTCACCGTGGGCGTATCCACTCGCAGGGTTAACTTTTGGAGTTGCAATTATACTTATCGCATACGGCGGGGCGGATTTATTTACGGGGAACACTTTTTATCATACGTACACCGCTATAAGGAAAAAAATGAAGTGGGCGTTAGTAGGAAAGCTATGGGCATTGACGTACATAGGAAACGTGTTAGGGGCGATTCTATTTGCGGGTCTAATCTTTACAACTGGACTATTTGACGATCCGTTAGTAAATGGATTTTTGATGACGGTAGCAGAACAAAAGATGACGGATCCGCAGATGCAACTCTTCTTTAGAGCTATTTTATGTAACTGGCTCATCTGCATGGCTTTCTTTGTGCCAATGTCGATGAAGGATGATGTGGCAAAAATTGTAGCAATGCTTTTATTTGTATTCTGTTTCTTCATTTCCGGTTACGAGCATAGTATTGCTAACATGTGTACCTTTGCGATTGCGTTTGTCTTAAATCAGTCAGAGGTTATCACGATTCAAGGAATGTTCTATAACTTGATTCCAGTAACAATCGGAAACATTGCAGGTGGCGCAATCTTTATGGCGCTCGTGTACCACTATATGAACAAGCCGTTCTTACCTAAAGTATAA
- a CDS encoding PLP-dependent aspartate aminotransferase family protein has translation MANNNSFETYNPETVILHGGQSPDPTTGARAVPIYQTTSYLFHDTDHAESLFSLDEPGNIYSRIGNPTVDVLEKRLALLEEGVAAVATSSGMAAISLSILNVASAGDEIVAATNLYGGTYNLFAVTLPRYGINVTFVDPTDPDNFRQAINENTKAVFAETIGNPSLHVLDIPAVADVAHEAGIPLIIDNTFATPYVAKPIEQGADIVVHSATKWIGGHGTTIGGVVIDGGRFNWQSEKFPVFNEPDPSYNGIVYAKDFGTLAFITKLRVQLLRDFGPCLSPYNAFQLIQGLETLHLRIVRHNENALELAKYLEKHPAVDWVSYPGLESHPAHENAKKLLRHGAGAVLNFGIKGGRQAGRDLINNVSLWSHLANVGDAKSLIIHPASTTHQQLTGDDLKKTGVLEDLVRLSVGLENIEDLKKDLDRALAIATGEGNSSDNTVINDEGVIKWALQSPNVTENNTTRIKTIAVVGLSGTPSRPSHRLARKMQRLGYKIIPVNPRETEILGEKSYPDLKSIEGPIDIVQVFRSPEAAIELAHEAAEVKPRIFWLQEGVISEEAASIAKDAGLEVIHNRCTYKEAQRLRGTISTFACEI, from the coding sequence ATGGCAAATAACAATTCTTTTGAAACGTACAATCCGGAGACAGTTATCTTACACGGAGGACAATCACCAGATCCAACAACTGGGGCGCGGGCCGTACCGATTTACCAAACAACATCGTATCTTTTCCACGATACCGATCACGCAGAAAGCTTATTCTCGTTAGATGAGCCGGGGAATATTTACAGCCGAATCGGAAATCCGACGGTTGATGTTCTTGAGAAGCGATTGGCATTACTTGAGGAAGGGGTAGCGGCTGTTGCAACATCGTCCGGTATGGCTGCGATCTCTTTATCCATCTTAAACGTAGCAAGCGCTGGAGACGAGATTGTTGCAGCGACAAATCTTTACGGCGGGACTTACAACTTATTCGCAGTCACGCTACCACGATACGGTATTAACGTCACGTTCGTTGATCCGACTGATCCAGATAACTTCCGTCAGGCGATCAATGAGAATACAAAGGCTGTTTTTGCTGAAACAATCGGGAATCCTAGTCTTCACGTGCTTGACATCCCGGCTGTAGCAGATGTGGCGCACGAAGCAGGCATTCCACTCATCATTGATAACACGTTCGCAACACCTTATGTAGCGAAGCCAATTGAGCAAGGTGCTGATATCGTGGTCCACTCCGCTACGAAGTGGATCGGTGGTCACGGTACAACAATCGGTGGTGTAGTAATCGACGGAGGACGCTTTAACTGGCAGTCAGAGAAGTTCCCAGTGTTTAACGAGCCAGACCCAAGCTATAACGGCATCGTGTACGCTAAGGACTTTGGGACTCTCGCCTTCATTACTAAATTACGCGTGCAACTACTACGAGACTTTGGTCCGTGTTTGAGCCCATATAACGCATTTCAGCTTATTCAAGGGTTAGAAACTCTGCATCTACGCATCGTTCGTCATAACGAGAATGCGTTAGAGCTTGCGAAGTACTTAGAGAAGCATCCAGCAGTTGATTGGGTATCGTACCCAGGGCTTGAATCTCATCCGGCTCACGAAAATGCGAAGAAGCTGTTAAGACACGGAGCAGGTGCCGTTCTAAACTTCGGAATTAAAGGTGGACGCCAAGCAGGCAGAGACTTAATCAATAATGTCTCGCTTTGGTCTCACTTAGCAAACGTAGGGGATGCAAAGAGCTTGATCATTCACCCGGCATCAACGACGCACCAGCAGTTAACTGGTGACGATCTAAAGAAGACAGGTGTACTAGAAGATCTCGTTCGACTGTCCGTTGGACTTGAAAATATTGAAGACTTGAAGAAAGACTTAGATCGCGCTCTAGCCATTGCAACAGGCGAAGGTAATTCTTCAGATAACACCGTTATTAACGACGAAGGAGTTATCAAATGGGCGCTACAAAGTCCAAATGTAACGGAAAATAATACGACACGCATTAAAACAATCGCAGTCGTTGGACTAAGTGGTACACCGTCACGACCAAGTCACCGACTTGCTCGTAAGATGCAACGACTTGGCTATAAGATTATCCCAGTCAATCCAAGAGAAACAGAAATTCTCGGGGAAAAATCATACCCTGATCTAAAGAGCATTGAAGGACCGATTGATATTGTTCAAGTATTTAGAAGCCCAGAAGCAGCCATTGAATTAGCCCATGAAGCTGCGGAAGTGAAGCCACGTATTTTCTGGTTACAAGAAGGAGTTATCTCAGAAGAGGCGGCATCGATCGCGAAGGATGCAGGGCTTGAGGTTATCCACAACCGCTGTACGTATAAAGAGGCACAACGACTAAGAGGGACAATATCCACATTCGCGTGTGAAATATAA
- the smpB gene encoding SsrA-binding protein SmpB, with translation MANDGKPIAQNKKANHDYHIEETYEAGMVLTGTEIKSIRNRRVNMRDSFARIANGEAWVHNMHISPYEQGNRYNHDPDRTRKLLLHRKQINQLIGLTQQKGYTLIPLKIYIKNGVAKLLIGLGKGKKKYDKREDLKKKDAKREIQRAFKDDNLGR, from the coding sequence ATGGCAAATGACGGTAAACCAATTGCGCAAAATAAAAAAGCAAATCATGATTATCACATCGAGGAAACGTATGAAGCAGGTATGGTGCTAACTGGCACGGAGATCAAATCCATTCGTAACCGTCGTGTAAATATGCGTGACTCCTTCGCACGTATTGCGAACGGAGAAGCGTGGGTGCACAATATGCACATTAGTCCCTATGAGCAGGGGAATCGGTACAATCACGACCCTGATCGCACTCGTAAGCTGTTGCTTCACAGGAAGCAGATTAATCAGCTTATTGGTCTGACACAACAAAAGGGCTATACGCTTATACCACTGAAGATTTATATTAAAAATGGTGTGGCGAAGCTTTTGATTGGGTTAGGTAAGGGTAAGAAGAAGTACGATAAGCGTGAGGATCTGAAGAAGAAGGATGCGAAGCGTGAGATTCAGCGTGCGTTTAAGGATGACAATCTGGGTAGATAG
- a CDS encoding alpha/beta hydrolase produces MKIAQPKPFTIEAGKRAVLLLHGFTGNSADVRMMGRYLEKKGYSSHAPHMKGHGVPPEELVKTGPSDWWEDVQKGYQHLKDLGYEEIAVGGLSLGGVFSLKLGYTLPVKGIFTMCSPMYTNNEKKLYDGVLAYARQYKKYEGKDEEQIEKEMEAFEGTHMGTLKELRELVSDVRDHVDMIYTPTFVAQARNDEMIDPKSATFIHDAVEAENKTLKWYEESGHVITLDKERDQLHVDVHAFLESLDWSV; encoded by the coding sequence ATGAAGATCGCACAACCGAAACCGTTTACCATTGAAGCAGGTAAAAGAGCTGTATTACTCTTACATGGATTCACTGGTAATTCAGCAGATGTTCGTATGATGGGGCGCTATTTAGAGAAGAAGGGCTATAGCTCTCACGCTCCGCATATGAAGGGACACGGGGTACCTCCAGAAGAGCTTGTAAAAACAGGCCCATCAGACTGGTGGGAGGATGTTCAAAAAGGGTACCAGCATTTAAAGGATTTAGGCTATGAGGAGATTGCCGTTGGTGGTCTATCGCTCGGCGGAGTATTTTCTTTGAAGCTCGGGTACACACTACCGGTTAAGGGCATCTTTACGATGTGTTCTCCAATGTATACAAATAACGAGAAAAAGCTTTACGATGGCGTACTAGCTTATGCTCGTCAGTATAAAAAGTATGAAGGAAAAGACGAAGAACAGATCGAAAAAGAAATGGAAGCCTTTGAAGGAACTCATATGGGAACATTAAAGGAACTACGCGAGCTCGTATCAGATGTACGAGATCATGTAGATATGATCTACACGCCAACGTTTGTAGCACAGGCGAGAAATGATGAAATGATCGACCCAAAGAGTGCCACGTTTATTCATGACGCTGTCGAAGCAGAAAACAAAACATTAAAGTGGTACGAAGAATCCGGCCACGTCATCACATTAGATAAAGAAAGAGACCAGCTGCATGTTGATGTACACGCCTTTTTAGAAAGCTTAGATTGGAGCGTGTAA
- the ilvD gene encoding dihydroxy-acid dehydratase, with protein MSEEKDLRIRSKVISEGVNRVPNRSMLRAVGFTDEDFKKPMIGIASTWSEVTPCNVHIDKLAISAKGGAKTGGGAPMIFNTITVADGIAMGHEGMNYSLPSREVIADSIETVMSAEALDGLVAIGGCDKTTPACIISIGRLNLPAVYVYGGTIAPGKLNGKDIDIVSSFEAVGQYQEGIIDDGELHKVECNACPGAGACGGMYTANTMASAVEALGMSIPGSSSTPAVNNYKEEECRQAGELVIELLKKDIYPRDIMTKEAFENAITVVMALGGSTNAFLHLIAMARSAGVDLSYDDFETVRKRVPFIADLKPSGQYVMQDLYEVGGVPAVMKLLLEHGLLHGDCLTVTGKTLAENLAEAEPLKEGQKVIVPFDTPIKPTGPLVVMKGNLAPEGAVAKMSGQKISRFEGIAKVYDSEAEATVAIENRQIKAGDVVVIRNVGPKGGPGMPEMLSVTAMIVGQGLNGKVALMTDGRFSGGSHGFVIGHVAPEAAVGGPIGLLRTGDKVTIDSDTQEINMHVSDEELAQRKREWQQPEPRYKTGVLAKYARLVASSAKGAVTDQD; from the coding sequence ATGAGTGAAGAAAAAGATTTGCGGATTCGCAGTAAGGTGATTAGTGAAGGAGTTAACCGAGTTCCAAACCGGTCGATGTTACGCGCGGTTGGATTTACGGATGAGGATTTTAAAAAGCCAATGATCGGTATTGCCAGCACGTGGAGTGAGGTAACACCGTGTAATGTACATATTGATAAGCTTGCGATTAGTGCCAAAGGTGGCGCGAAAACAGGTGGTGGAGCACCGATGATCTTTAATACGATTACGGTTGCGGACGGCATTGCGATGGGGCACGAGGGAATGAACTATTCTCTTCCTAGCCGTGAAGTTATTGCTGATTCTATTGAGACAGTGATGAGTGCCGAAGCTCTTGACGGGCTTGTGGCAATTGGAGGCTGTGATAAGACGACTCCTGCCTGTATTATCTCTATTGGTCGACTGAATCTACCTGCTGTATATGTATACGGTGGAACGATTGCTCCCGGTAAATTAAATGGGAAAGACATCGATATTGTTTCCTCCTTTGAAGCGGTTGGGCAGTATCAGGAAGGGATTATCGATGACGGAGAGCTGCATAAAGTAGAGTGTAATGCGTGTCCGGGTGCTGGTGCCTGCGGCGGGATGTACACGGCCAATACGATGGCATCAGCGGTAGAAGCGCTCGGTATGAGTATTCCTGGCTCGTCCTCGACGCCTGCTGTGAACAATTATAAGGAAGAGGAATGTCGCCAGGCTGGGGAGCTTGTGATTGAGCTACTTAAGAAGGACATCTATCCGCGTGACATTATGACGAAAGAAGCGTTCGAGAACGCAATTACGGTTGTGATGGCACTTGGTGGCTCGACGAACGCATTCTTGCACTTAATCGCAATGGCTCGCTCTGCTGGCGTTGATTTGTCGTACGACGATTTTGAGACAGTACGTAAGCGTGTGCCGTTTATCGCGGACTTAAAGCCAAGCGGTCAATATGTCATGCAGGATCTGTATGAAGTGGGCGGCGTGCCGGCTGTGATGAAGCTACTTCTTGAGCATGGCTTGTTGCACGGCGATTGCTTAACTGTCACAGGCAAGACGCTAGCAGAAAATCTAGCCGAAGCAGAACCACTTAAAGAAGGTCAGAAGGTTATCGTTCCTTTTGATACGCCAATTAAGCCAACAGGTCCATTAGTTGTAATGAAGGGAAATCTAGCTCCTGAGGGTGCTGTGGCGAAAATGTCTGGTCAAAAAATTAGCCGTTTTGAAGGAATCGCGAAGGTGTACGATAGTGAAGCGGAAGCAACGGTTGCTATTGAAAACCGTCAAATTAAAGCTGGTGACGTAGTTGTTATCCGTAACGTAGGGCCGAAGGGCGGACCTGGTATGCCAGAAATGCTTTCTGTCACAGCAATGATCGTTGGACAAGGCCTAAACGGGAAGGTTGCGCTTATGACAGATGGACGCTTCTCTGGTGGATCACATGGCTTCGTAATCGGTCACGTAGCTCCAGAAGCTGCGGTAGGTGGTCCGATTGGACTTCTGCGCACAGGAGATAAGGTAACGATTGATAGCGATACACAAGAGATCAACATGCACGTGAGTGACGAAGAGCTTGCACAGCGTAAGCGTGAGTGGCAACAGCCAGAGCCACGTTACAAGACTGGTGTCTTGGCAAAGTATGCGCGTCTCGTAGCTTCGTCGGCGAAGGGTGCGGTAACGGATCAGGATTAA
- the secG gene encoding preprotein translocase subunit SecG — MEVFLSVLLVIVSILLIVTVLLQSSRSAGLSGAISGGAEQLVGKQKARGLEAVLSKATAVLGTIFFIIALALGYFL; from the coding sequence GTGGAAGTTTTTCTATCTGTATTGCTTGTTATCGTATCCATATTGCTAATTGTTACCGTGCTTCTTCAGTCAAGCCGTAGCGCAGGTCTATCTGGCGCAATCTCAGGTGGGGCTGAGCAGCTTGTTGGGAAGCAAAAAGCGCGAGGTCTAGAAGCTGTGCTAAGTAAGGCTACAGCTGTTTTAGGGACTATTTTCTTTATTATTGCGCTTGCATTAGGATATTTCTTGTAA